From one Meles meles chromosome 18, mMelMel3.1 paternal haplotype, whole genome shotgun sequence genomic stretch:
- the LOC123930055 gene encoding keratin, type I cuticular Ha7-like: MTSCYISSSQCPGSTRLPAPTNVYGPSIDIVGQPGAEARAASLCLSAIQAHANRPRVGATPLGKPSLCMPFSCCTACPLPGTCNIPGNIGVCENYVEGAPNGHEKVTMKFLNDRLANYLEKVRQLERDNEELETKIRESSKCHESTICPDYQSYFQTIKELQQKILCSKAENTRMIIQVDNAKLAADDFRIKHESEHALRQVVEADMCGMHKLMDDLSLAKADLEAQQESLKEELLCLKRNHEQEVSILRSQLGDKLQIKLDVEPTVDMSRVLQEMRCHYEAMVQTNHNDLEEWFRDQSESISKQDMSCSEELRCCQSEILELRRTVNALEVELQAQHTLKDCLQNSLCEADARFGTELAQMQVLISNVEEQLSEIRGDLERQNQEYQVLLDVKARLECEIATYRKLLESEDCKLPINPCSMAASCVLCPGCAPATCSPL, from the exons ATGACTTCCTGCTACATCAGCTCATCCCAGTGTCCCGGCAGCACCAGGTTGCCTGCCCCAACAAATGTCTATGGCCCCTCCATTGACATTGTGGGCCAGCCTGGGGCAGAGGCCAGGGCTGCCTCCCTGTGCCTGTCGGCCATCCAGGCACATGCCAACCGACCACGTGTGGGGGCAACCCCTCTGGGCAAACCCAGTCTGTGTATGCCGTTCAGCTGCTGCACTGCTTGCCCCTTGCCAGGGACCTGCAACATTCCCGGCAACATTGGAGTTTGTGAGAACTATGTGGAAGGTGCTCCGAATGGCCATGAGAAGGTGACCATGAAGTTCTTAAATGACCGTCTGGCCAACTACCTGGAGAAGGTGCGCCAGCTGGAGCGGGACAATGAGGAGCTGGAGACCAAGATCCGAGAGTCGAGCAAATGCCATGAGTCTACCATATGTCCAGACTACCAGTCCTACTTCCAGACCATCAAGGAGCTCCAGCAGAAG ATCCTTTGCAGCAAGGCTGAGAATACCAGGATGATTATCCAAGTTGACAATGCCAAGCTGGCAGCTGATGACTTCAGAATTAA GCATGAGAGTGAGCACGCCCTGCGCCAAGTGGTAGAGGCAGACATGTGTGGGATGCACAAGCTCATGGATGACCTGAGCCTGGCCAAGGCTGACCTGGAGGCCCAGCAGGAGTCCCTGAAGGAAGAGCTGCTCTGCCTCAAGAGGAACCACGAGCAG GAAGTGAGCATTCTGAGGAGCCAGCTTGGGGACAAACTCCAGATTAAGCTGGACGTGGAGCCCACCGTGGACATGAGCAGGGTGCTCCAGGAGATGCGGTGCCACTATGAGGCCATGGTGCAGACCAACCACAATGATCTGGAAGAGTGGTTCCGAGATCAG TCTGAGAGCATCAGCAAGCAGGACATGTCGTGCTCCGAGGAGCTGCGGTGCTGCCAGTCGGAGATCCTGGAGCTGAGACGCACGGTGAATGCCCTGGAGGTGGAGCTTCAGGCCCAGCACACACTG AAAGACTGTCTGCAGAACTCCCTGTGTGAAGCTGACGCCCGCTTCGGCACCGAGCTGGCCCAGATGCAGGTGCTGATCAGCAACGTGGAGGAGCAGCTGTCTGAGATCCGGGGTGATCTGGAGCGGCAGAACCAGGAGTACCAGGTGCTGCTGGACGTCAAGGCCCGGCTGGAGTGCGAGATTGCCACATACCGGAAACTTCTGGAGAGCGAGGACTGCAA acTCCCCATCAATCCCTGCTCTATGGCTGCCTCCTGTGTCCTTTGTCCAGGCTGTGCCCCTGCCACCTGCAGCCCTCTCTAA